Proteins from one Streptomyces sp. NBC_00390 genomic window:
- a CDS encoding YifB family Mg chelatase-like AAA ATPase produces MGFARACSVALMGVEGVVVEVQADLEPGVAAFTLVGLPDKSLVESRDRVRAAVVNSGAEWPQKKLTVGLSPASVPKGGSGFDLAVACAVLGAAERIDPSRIADLVLIGELGLDGRVRPVRGVLPAVLAAAEAGYRQVVVPERTAGEASLVPGISVLGVRSLRQLIAVLADEPVPDEEPVEEGRPDAMLAGLLMPGAGLGTGPAAEQADAPDLADVAGQHRARTGLEVAAAGGHHLLLSGPPGAGKTMLAERMPAVLPPLSRRQSLEVTAVHSVAGILPPGEPLVRRAPYCAPHHSATMQALVGGGNGLPRPGAVSLAHRGVLFLDEAPEFSGKALDALRQPLESGHVVIARSAGVVRLPARFLMVLAANPCPCGRHTLHGAGCECPAAVIRRYQARLSGPLLDRVDLRIEVEPVSRSDLLGGAGGDSRGESTAVVAARVQEARARAATRLEGTPWTVNSEVPGHELRTRWGPAPGALGAAERDVERGLLTARGLDRVLRVAWTVADLAGRDRPEAQDVALALELRTGIARGIPAQIGAAL; encoded by the coding sequence ATGGGGTTCGCACGCGCATGCTCCGTTGCCCTGATGGGTGTCGAGGGCGTGGTGGTCGAGGTCCAGGCGGACCTGGAACCAGGAGTGGCGGCGTTCACGCTCGTGGGGCTGCCGGACAAGAGCCTGGTGGAGAGCCGTGACCGGGTGCGGGCGGCGGTGGTGAACTCCGGCGCGGAGTGGCCGCAGAAGAAGCTCACGGTGGGGCTCAGCCCGGCGTCCGTGCCCAAGGGCGGCAGCGGTTTCGACCTGGCCGTGGCCTGTGCAGTGCTGGGTGCGGCCGAGCGCATCGACCCCAGCCGGATCGCGGATCTGGTGCTGATCGGGGAGCTGGGACTCGACGGACGGGTCAGACCGGTGCGCGGGGTGCTCCCCGCAGTACTCGCGGCGGCCGAAGCCGGGTACCGGCAGGTGGTCGTCCCCGAGCGGACAGCGGGGGAGGCGTCCCTCGTGCCGGGGATCTCGGTCCTGGGCGTTCGGAGCCTGCGTCAGCTCATCGCCGTGCTGGCCGACGAACCGGTGCCGGACGAGGAGCCGGTGGAGGAGGGCCGGCCCGACGCGATGCTCGCGGGGCTGCTGATGCCGGGAGCGGGCCTCGGCACGGGGCCGGCCGCGGAACAGGCGGACGCCCCCGATCTGGCGGACGTGGCCGGACAGCACCGGGCGCGCACCGGGCTGGAGGTCGCCGCGGCGGGCGGACACCATCTGCTGCTGTCCGGTCCGCCCGGTGCGGGCAAGACGATGCTCGCCGAGCGGATGCCGGCCGTGCTGCCGCCACTCAGCCGGCGGCAATCCCTTGAGGTCACGGCAGTGCACTCGGTGGCGGGCATCCTTCCGCCGGGGGAACCGCTGGTGCGCAGAGCGCCGTACTGCGCGCCCCATCACTCGGCGACCATGCAGGCCCTGGTGGGTGGAGGCAACGGGCTGCCGAGACCCGGGGCGGTCTCGCTCGCCCATCGGGGGGTGCTCTTTCTGGACGAGGCGCCGGAGTTCTCCGGCAAGGCGCTCGATGCGCTGCGCCAGCCGCTCGAGTCGGGCCATGTCGTGATCGCCAGGAGCGCGGGCGTGGTGCGGCTGCCGGCGAGATTCCTGATGGTGCTGGCCGCCAATCCCTGTCCGTGCGGACGGCACACCCTGCACGGGGCGGGCTGTGAATGCCCGGCCGCGGTGATCCGGCGCTACCAGGCCAGGCTGTCCGGGCCGCTGCTCGACCGGGTCGATCTGCGGATCGAGGTCGAGCCGGTGAGCCGGTCCGATCTGCTGGGCGGTGCGGGCGGTGACAGCCGCGGGGAGTCGACGGCGGTGGTCGCCGCCCGCGTGCAGGAGGCCAGGGCAAGAGCGGCCACCCGCCTGGAGGGCACGCCGTGGACGGTCAACAGCGAGGTGCCGGGCCATGAGCTGCGTACCCGCTGGGGGCCTGCCCCCGGCGCGCTGGGCGCGGCCGAGCGGGACGTGGAACGGGGCCTGCTGACCGCTCGAGGTCTGGACCGGGTGCTGCGGGTCGCCTGGACGGTCGCCGACCTGGCCGGGCGTGACCGCCCCGAGGCCCAGGATGTGGCGCTCGCCCTGGAGCTGCGTACCGGCATCGCCCGGGGCATCCCCGCACAGATCGGGGCCGCGCTGTGA
- a CDS encoding phosphatidate cytidylyltransferase yields MNDSSWGAGAPHSTGYAGAWPPPDQAQASIPAGPAYGGHDAQQTRPMPIVPDFPDAGRDAEDHDGGDARDDRDRGAARLSGPLFRDEKPQEPMHTPPPASAPQPPQKKRAGRDLRAAIGVGVGLGAVIVASLFFVKAVFVGVIAVAVVVGLWELTSRLEERKQIKAPLVPLAVGGAAMVVAGYVRGAEGAWVAMALTALAVLVWRMTEPPEGYLKDVTAGVFAAFYVPFLATFVAMMLTADDGPERVLTFLLLTVVSDTGAYAVGWRFGKHKLAPRISPGKTREGLLGAVAFAMVAGALCMQFLIDGGTWWQGLLMGLAVAVSATLGDLGESMIKRDLGIKDMGTLLPGHGGIMDRLDSLLPTAPVVWLLLVVFVGSG; encoded by the coding sequence ATGAACGACTCTTCCTGGGGGGCGGGGGCCCCGCACAGCACCGGATATGCCGGGGCGTGGCCACCGCCCGACCAGGCGCAGGCGTCCATACCGGCGGGTCCCGCATACGGCGGGCATGACGCACAGCAGACTCGGCCCATGCCCATCGTGCCGGACTTTCCCGACGCTGGCAGAGACGCCGAGGACCATGACGGCGGCGACGCCCGCGACGACCGCGACCGGGGGGCCGCTCGGCTGAGCGGGCCTTTGTTCCGTGACGAAAAGCCGCAGGAGCCCATGCACACCCCGCCCCCGGCCTCCGCGCCCCAGCCGCCGCAGAAGAAGCGCGCCGGGCGCGATCTGCGGGCGGCCATAGGGGTCGGCGTCGGGCTGGGAGCGGTGATCGTTGCCTCGCTCTTCTTCGTCAAGGCCGTGTTCGTCGGCGTGATAGCGGTCGCCGTGGTCGTCGGACTCTGGGAGCTGACCTCACGGCTCGAGGAGCGCAAGCAGATCAAGGCGCCGCTGGTGCCGCTCGCGGTCGGCGGCGCGGCCATGGTCGTGGCCGGCTATGTGCGCGGCGCGGAAGGCGCCTGGGTCGCCATGGCGCTCACCGCGCTCGCGGTCCTGGTCTGGCGCATGACCGAGCCGCCCGAGGGTTACCTGAAGGACGTCACGGCCGGTGTCTTCGCCGCGTTCTACGTGCCCTTCCTGGCGACGTTCGTGGCGATGATGCTCACCGCGGACGACGGGCCCGAGCGCGTGCTGACGTTCCTGCTGCTCACCGTGGTCAGCGACACCGGTGCGTATGCCGTCGGGTGGCGCTTCGGCAAGCACAAGCTCGCGCCGCGCATCAGCCCCGGGAAGACCCGCGAAGGCCTGCTGGGCGCTGTGGCGTTCGCGATGGTGGCCGGAGCGCTGTGCATGCAGTTCCTCATCGACGGCGGCACCTGGTGGCAGGGCCTGCTCATGGGTCTGGCCGTCGCGGTCAGTGCCACGCTGGGTGACCTGGGCGAGTCGATGATCAAGCGGGACCTCGGCATCAAGGACATGGGCACGCTGCTGCCGGGCCACGGCGGCATCATGGACCGGCTGGACTCGCTGCTGCCGACCGCGCCGGTGGTGTGGCTGCTGCTCGTGGTGTTCGTCGGCTCCGGCTGA
- a CDS encoding DUF2469 domain-containing protein, which yields MSAEDLEKYETEMELKLYREYRDVVGLFKYVIETERRFYLTNDYEMQVHSVQGEVFFEVSMADAWVWDMYRPARFVKQVRVLTFKDVNIEELNKSDLELPSS from the coding sequence ATGAGCGCCGAGGACCTCGAGAAGTACGAGACCGAGATGGAGCTGAAGCTCTACCGGGAGTACCGCGACGTCGTCGGGCTGTTCAAATACGTGATCGAGACCGAGCGTCGTTTTTACCTCACCAATGACTACGAGATGCAGGTGCACTCGGTGCAGGGCGAGGTCTTCTTCGAAGTCTCCATGGCGGACGCCTGGGTCTGGGACATGTACCGACCGGCCAGATTCGTCAAACAGGTCCGTGTGCTGACCTTCAAGGACGTGAACATCGAGGAGCTCAACAAGAGCGACCTCGAGCTGCCGAGCAGCTGA
- the pyrH gene encoding UMP kinase has product MNKGADANQSADAKRDHTGQRAGRFMLKLSGEAFSGGTGLGVDPDVVHAIAREIAAVVRDGAEIAVVIGGGNFFRGAELQQRGMDRARSDYMGMLGTVMNCLALQDFLEKEGIDSRVQTAITMGQVAEPYIPLRAVRHLEKGRVVIFGAGMGMPYFSTDTTAAQRALEIDAEALLMGKNGVDGVYDSDPKTNPDAVKFDALEYSEVLSRNLKVADATAITLCRDNALPILVFELLTEGNIARAVKGEKIGTLVSDRDTRA; this is encoded by the coding sequence ATGAACAAGGGCGCGGACGCCAATCAGTCTGCCGACGCCAAGCGCGACCACACCGGGCAGAGGGCCGGCCGCTTCATGCTGAAGCTGTCCGGTGAAGCCTTCTCCGGTGGCACCGGTCTGGGCGTCGACCCCGACGTCGTACACGCCATCGCCCGTGAGATCGCTGCGGTCGTGCGCGATGGCGCAGAGATCGCGGTCGTCATCGGCGGCGGCAACTTCTTCCGTGGTGCCGAGCTCCAGCAGCGCGGCATGGACCGTGCCCGCTCCGACTACATGGGCATGCTCGGCACCGTCATGAACTGCCTCGCCCTCCAGGACTTCCTGGAGAAGGAAGGCATCGACTCCCGCGTTCAGACCGCCATCACCATGGGCCAGGTCGCGGAGCCGTACATCCCGCTGCGCGCCGTGCGGCATCTGGAGAAGGGCCGCGTGGTCATCTTCGGTGCCGGTATGGGTATGCCGTACTTCTCCACCGACACCACCGCTGCCCAGCGCGCCCTGGAGATCGACGCCGAGGCTCTGCTGATGGGCAAGAACGGGGTGGACGGGGTCTACGACTCCGACCCCAAGACCAACCCCGACGCGGTGAAGTTCGATGCTCTCGAGTACAGCGAGGTGCTGTCCCGCAACCTGAAGGTCGCGGACGCCACCGCGATCACCCTCTGCCGTGACAACGCTCTTCCGATCCTCGTCTTCGAACTCCTCACCGAAGGCAATATCGCTCGGGCGGTCAAGGGTGAGAAGATCGGCACGCTCGTGAGCGACCGGGACACCCGGGCCTGA
- the whiG gene encoding RNA polymerase sigma factor WhiG, whose amino-acid sequence MPQHTSGSDRAAAPPAARGTVRPPAPSSLEELWRSYKATGDERLREQLILHYSPLVKYVAGRVSVGLPANVEQADFVSSGVFGLIDAIEKFDIERSIKFETYAITRIRGAMIDELRALDWIPRSVRQKARAVERAYATLEAQLRRTPSECEVAAEMGITVDELHSVFSQLSLANVVALEELLHVGGEGGDRLSLMDTLEDTAADNPVEVAEDRELRRLLARAINTLPEREKTVVTLYYYEGLTLAEIGHVLGVTESRVSQIHTKSVLQLRAKLADVGR is encoded by the coding sequence ATGCCCCAGCACACCTCCGGGTCTGACCGCGCGGCAGCGCCCCCCGCTGCCCGTGGCACCGTGCGGCCCCCAGCTCCCTCGTCGCTCGAGGAGCTGTGGCGGTCGTACAAGGCCACGGGTGACGAGCGGCTGCGGGAGCAGTTGATCCTGCACTACTCACCGCTGGTGAAGTACGTCGCGGGCCGGGTCAGCGTCGGGCTGCCGGCCAACGTCGAGCAGGCCGACTTCGTTTCCTCGGGAGTCTTCGGGCTGATCGATGCCATCGAGAAGTTCGACATCGAGCGCTCGATCAAGTTCGAGACCTACGCCATCACCCGCATCCGTGGCGCGATGATCGACGAACTGCGTGCCCTGGACTGGATTCCGCGCTCCGTACGGCAGAAGGCCCGGGCCGTGGAGCGCGCGTACGCCACGCTCGAGGCGCAGCTCAGACGGACTCCGTCGGAGTGCGAGGTTGCCGCGGAGATGGGTATCACCGTCGACGAACTGCACTCGGTTTTCAGCCAGTTGTCGCTTGCGAACGTCGTGGCGCTCGAGGAGCTGCTGCATGTCGGCGGCGAGGGCGGTGACCGGCTCAGCCTGATGGACACACTCGAGGACACCGCGGCGGACAATCCCGTCGAGGTCGCCGAGGACCGGGAGCTGCGCAGGCTGCTGGCCCGCGCCATCAACACACTCCCCGAACGGGAGAAGACGGTTGTCACGCTCTACTACTACGAGGGCCTCACCCTCGCCGAGATCGGCCATGTGCTGGGAGTGACCGAGAGCCGGGTCAGCCAGATCCACACCAAGTCGGTGCTGCAGCTGCGGGCGAAGCTGGCCGACGTAGGACGTTGA
- the rpsB gene encoding 30S ribosomal protein S2 translates to MAVVTMRELLESGVHFGHQTRRWNPKMKRFIFTERNGIYIIDLLQSLSYIDRAYEFVKETVAHGGSIMFVGTKKQAQEAIAEQATRVGMPYVNQRWLGGMLTNFSTVYKRLQRLKELEQIDFEDVAASGLTKKELLVLSREKAKLEKTLGGIREMQKVPSAVWIVDTKKEHIAVGEARKLHIPVVAILDTNCDPDEVDYKIPGNDDAIRSVTLLTRVIADAVAEGLIARSGAATGDSKPGEKAAAEPLAEWERDLLEGEKKADEAEKPAEAPAAEAPAAEAPAAEAPAAEAEQPAADAEQA, encoded by the coding sequence ATGGCCGTCGTCACGATGCGGGAGCTGCTGGAGAGCGGCGTCCACTTCGGTCACCAGACCCGTCGCTGGAACCCGAAGATGAAGCGCTTCATCTTCACCGAGCGCAACGGCATCTACATCATCGACCTGCTCCAGTCGCTGTCGTACATCGACCGCGCCTACGAGTTCGTCAAGGAGACCGTCGCCCACGGCGGCTCCATCATGTTCGTCGGCACCAAGAAGCAGGCCCAGGAGGCCATCGCCGAGCAGGCGACGCGCGTTGGTATGCCGTACGTCAACCAGCGTTGGCTGGGCGGCATGCTCACCAACTTCTCCACCGTCTACAAGCGTCTGCAGCGCCTCAAGGAGCTCGAGCAGATCGACTTCGAGGATGTGGCCGCCTCCGGTCTCACCAAGAAGGAGCTCCTGGTCCTCTCGCGCGAGAAGGCCAAGCTGGAGAAGACCCTCGGTGGTATCCGCGAGATGCAGAAGGTGCCGAGCGCCGTCTGGATCGTCGACACCAAGAAGGAGCACATCGCCGTCGGTGAGGCGCGCAAGCTCCACATCCCGGTCGTCGCGATCCTCGACACCAACTGCGACCCCGACGAGGTCGACTACAAGATCCCGGGCAACGACGACGCGATCCGCTCCGTCACCCTGCTCACCCGCGTGATCGCCGACGCCGTCGCCGAGGGCCTCATCGCCCGTTCCGGCGCCGCCACCGGCGACTCGAAGCCGGGCGAGAAGGCTGCCGCTGAGCCGCTCGCCGAGTGGGAGCGCGACCTGCTCGAGGGCGAGAAGAAGGCTGACGAGGCCGAGAAGCCGGCCGAGGCTCCGGCCGCCGAGGCCCCGGCCGCTGAGGCTCCGGCCGCTGAGGCTCCGGCCGCCGAGGCCGAGCAGCCGGCCGCGGACGCCGAGCAGGCCTGA
- a CDS encoding TetR/AcrR family transcriptional regulator, whose protein sequence is MAEHRTMQRTALLDAARSLLSEGGTEALTFPALAERTGLARSSVYEYFRSRAAVVEELCAVDFPVWAAEVEAAMASADTAEGKVEAYVRRQLELVGDRRHRAVVAISASELDDRAREKIRAAHGGLIAMIVEALGELGHEQPRLAAMLLQGVVDAAVRRIELGAAEDPATVADAAVAMALRGVRG, encoded by the coding sequence GTGGCCGAGCACCGGACGATGCAGCGAACCGCCCTGCTGGATGCTGCGCGCTCCCTTCTGTCCGAAGGCGGTACGGAGGCGCTGACCTTCCCCGCTCTTGCCGAGCGCACCGGCCTCGCGAGGTCGTCCGTCTACGAGTACTTCCGTTCGCGCGCAGCGGTTGTCGAAGAGCTCTGCGCAGTGGACTTCCCCGTATGGGCGGCCGAGGTCGAAGCCGCCATGGCCAGTGCGGACACGGCAGAGGGCAAGGTCGAGGCGTATGTACGCCGGCAGCTGGAGCTGGTCGGGGACCGCAGGCACCGGGCCGTCGTCGCCATCTCCGCGAGCGAGCTGGACGACCGGGCCCGCGAGAAGATCCGCGCCGCGCACGGCGGGCTGATCGCCATGATCGTCGAGGCCCTGGGGGAGCTGGGCCACGAACAGCCGAGGCTCGCGGCGATGCTCCTGCAGGGCGTCGTGGACGCGGCCGTCCGCCGGATCGAGCTCGGCGCCGCCGAAGATCCGGCTACCGTCGCCGACGCCGCGGTCGCCATGGCGCTGCGGGGCGTACGAGGCTGA
- the frr gene encoding ribosome recycling factor: MIEETLLEAEEKMEKAVLVAKDDFAAIRTGRAHPAMFNKIVADYYGALTPINQLASFSVPEPRMAVVTPFDKSALRNIEQAIRDSDLGVNPSNDGNIIRVVFPELTEERRREYIKVAKGKAEDSKISIRSVRRKAKEAIDKLIKDGEVGEDEGRRAEKELDDTTAKYVTQVDELLKHKEAELLEV; the protein is encoded by the coding sequence GTGATCGAAGAGACCCTCCTCGAAGCCGAGGAGAAGATGGAGAAGGCCGTCCTGGTCGCCAAGGATGACTTCGCCGCGATCCGCACCGGGCGTGCGCACCCGGCGATGTTCAACAAGATCGTGGCGGACTACTACGGCGCCCTGACGCCGATCAACCAGCTGGCGTCGTTCTCGGTGCCCGAGCCGCGTATGGCCGTGGTGACCCCGTTCGACAAGAGCGCGCTGCGCAACATCGAGCAGGCGATCCGCGACTCCGACCTGGGCGTCAACCCGAGCAACGACGGCAACATCATCCGGGTGGTGTTCCCCGAGCTGACCGAGGAGCGCCGCCGCGAGTACATCAAGGTCGCCAAGGGCAAGGCCGAGGACTCGAAGATCTCGATCCGTTCCGTGCGCCGCAAGGCCAAGGAAGCCATCGACAAGCTGATCAAGGACGGCGAGGTCGGTGAGGACGAGGGCCGCCGCGCGGAGAAGGAGCTCGACGACACCACCGCGAAGTACGTCACGCAGGTGGACGAGCTGCTCAAGCACAAGGAAGCCGAGCTGCTCGAGGTCTGA
- a CDS encoding YraN family protein translates to MNATGALGRYGEDLAARLLIRTGMTLLARNWRCGRVGEIDIVARDGDTVVVCEVKTRRAGSFQHPMAAITPAKAQRLRQLAACWLERHGGPPDGGVRVDLVGVVLPRRGAALVEHAKGVA, encoded by the coding sequence ATGAACGCGACGGGGGCACTGGGACGGTACGGCGAGGACCTGGCGGCACGGCTGCTGATCAGGACCGGTATGACACTGCTCGCGCGGAACTGGCGCTGCGGGCGGGTCGGCGAGATCGACATCGTGGCCCGGGACGGCGACACGGTGGTCGTCTGCGAGGTCAAGACCCGCCGGGCGGGATCGTTCCAGCATCCGATGGCCGCGATCACACCGGCCAAGGCACAACGGCTCAGACAGCTCGCCGCATGCTGGCTGGAGCGGCACGGGGGACCGCCGGACGGCGGAGTGCGCGTCGACCTGGTGGGAGTGGTGCTGCCCAGGCGCGGCGCGGCCCTCGTGGAGCATGCCAAGGGGGTGGCCTGA
- the tsf gene encoding translation elongation factor Ts, translated as MANYTAADVKKLRELTGAGMMDCKKALDEADGNVDKAVEALRIKGQKGVAKREGRSAENGAVVSLISEDKTSGVLLELKCETDFVAKGDRFQSVAGALAAHVAATDPADLEALLASEIESGKTVQAYVDEANANLGEKIVLDRFAQFTGGYVAAYMHRTMPDLPPQIGVLVELDKENAEIAKGVAQHIAAFAPKYLSREDVPAEVVEAERRVAEETTRQEGKPEAALPKIVEGRVNGFFKEATLLGQPYALDNKKSVQQILDEAGVTLKRFTRIKVGI; from the coding sequence ATGGCGAACTACACCGCCGCTGACGTCAAGAAGCTCCGTGAGCTCACCGGCGCCGGCATGATGGACTGCAAGAAGGCCCTGGACGAGGCCGACGGCAACGTGGACAAGGCCGTCGAGGCGCTGCGCATCAAGGGCCAGAAGGGCGTCGCCAAGCGCGAGGGCCGTTCCGCCGAGAACGGTGCCGTCGTCTCCCTCATCTCCGAGGACAAGACCTCCGGCGTTCTGCTCGAGCTGAAGTGCGAGACGGACTTCGTCGCCAAGGGTGACAGGTTCCAGTCCGTCGCCGGCGCGCTCGCCGCCCACGTCGCGGCCACCGACCCGGCGGACCTCGAGGCCCTGCTCGCCTCCGAGATCGAGTCCGGCAAGACCGTCCAGGCGTACGTCGACGAGGCCAACGCCAACCTCGGCGAGAAGATCGTCCTGGACCGCTTCGCGCAGTTCACCGGTGGCTACGTTGCCGCGTACATGCACCGCACCATGCCCGACCTCCCGCCGCAGATCGGTGTCCTGGTCGAGCTGGACAAGGAGAACGCCGAGATCGCCAAGGGCGTCGCGCAGCACATCGCCGCCTTCGCCCCGAAGTACCTCTCCCGCGAGGACGTCCCGGCCGAGGTCGTCGAGGCCGAGCGCCGCGTCGCCGAGGAGACCACGCGCCAGGAGGGCAAGCCCGAGGCTGCCCTTCCGAAGATCGTCGAGGGTCGCGTCAACGGCTTCTTCAAGGAGGCAACCCTCCTGGGCCAGCCGTACGCCCTCGACAACAAGAAGTCCGTCCAGCAGATCCTGGACGAGGCCGGTGTCACCCTGAAGCGCTTCACCCGCATCAAGGTCGGCATCTGA
- the dprA gene encoding DNA-processing protein DprA, which produces MSGEVSEGERAARAALTRVLEPGDERGGRWLREFGAEGVLALLTSQDCREGALPGVTETRLRGLRARAAGVIPARDLDAVRSIGGRFIVPGDAEWPSQLDDLGDARPLGLWLRGRPDLRIWALSSVAVVGARACTPYGSHMAAALGTGLAERGWVVVSGGAYGVDGAAHRGALGAGGATVAVLACGVDVVYPRGHAELIGRIAEQGLVVGELPPGDHPTPSRFILRNRVIAALTRGTVVVEAEYRSGSLVAARSAQQLGRFTMGVPGPVTSGLSAGVHELLRGEGVLVTDAAEVIELVGGMGELAPARRGPVLPRDLLELRSRRILEAMPARGAMAVPEVARSAGTTADETLGRLYELHSLGFVERLHEGWRLTPRTSRGSNARRGGT; this is translated from the coding sequence GTGTCCGGTGAGGTGAGTGAGGGGGAGCGGGCGGCGCGGGCCGCGCTGACGCGGGTGCTGGAGCCGGGGGACGAGCGCGGCGGACGGTGGCTGCGGGAGTTCGGCGCGGAGGGCGTGCTGGCGCTGCTGACATCGCAGGACTGCCGGGAAGGCGCACTGCCCGGGGTCACGGAGACACGGCTGCGCGGGCTGCGGGCGCGGGCCGCGGGGGTGATACCGGCGCGGGATCTGGACGCGGTGCGTTCAATCGGTGGACGGTTCATCGTCCCCGGCGACGCCGAGTGGCCGAGCCAGCTCGACGACCTGGGAGATGCCCGGCCCCTCGGACTGTGGCTGCGAGGCCGACCCGACCTGCGGATATGGGCGTTGAGTTCGGTAGCCGTGGTCGGCGCCAGGGCTTGTACACCGTACGGGTCGCATATGGCCGCGGCCCTCGGCACAGGGCTCGCAGAGCGCGGCTGGGTGGTCGTGTCGGGTGGTGCCTACGGGGTCGACGGCGCCGCGCACCGTGGCGCACTCGGCGCGGGCGGGGCCACGGTCGCCGTGCTCGCCTGCGGAGTTGACGTCGTCTATCCGCGCGGTCACGCCGAATTGATCGGACGCATCGCCGAACAGGGCCTGGTCGTCGGCGAGTTGCCGCCGGGCGACCATCCCACGCCGAGCAGGTTCATCCTCCGCAACCGCGTGATCGCCGCGCTGACCCGGGGCACCGTCGTCGTCGAGGCCGAGTACCGCAGCGGCTCGCTGGTCGCCGCGCGCAGCGCTCAGCAGCTGGGGCGCTTCACCATGGGCGTTCCGGGACCGGTGACCAGCGGGCTGTCGGCAGGCGTGCACGAGCTGCTGCGCGGGGAGGGGGTGCTGGTCACCGACGCGGCCGAAGTGATCGAACTGGTAGGCGGTATGGGTGAGCTGGCACCCGCACGCCGGGGGCCCGTACTGCCCAGGGATCTGCTGGAACTCCGCAGCAGGCGGATCCTTGAAGCAATGCCGGCCCGGGGCGCCATGGCCGTGCCGGAGGTGGCGCGGAGTGCGGGCACGACGGCCGACGAGACGCTCGGCAGGCTGTACGAACTGCACTCACTGGGGTTCGTCGAACGGCTGCATGAGGGATGGCGGTTGACACCCCGGACGAGTCGCGGTTCGAACGCGCGGCGAGGCGGTACTTGA
- a CDS encoding M23 family metallopeptidase: MDLASAAGAPVRAAASGRVSFAGRVAARGVLTISLTGTGDPPLRTTYEPVEPLVEEGTEVTAGQVVAAVARSSHCTTGCLHWGLRRGTEYLDPLSLLPPWMLRRAPSRLLPVFGVPVPPAAAVPAGALPAPAGRAVAGMAGVLHLALLTAVAFVAHRAQRRIGRGLSLVRPAAPWRPRRRRR; encoded by the coding sequence GTGGACCTGGCGTCGGCGGCAGGCGCGCCGGTGCGGGCCGCGGCGTCCGGACGGGTGTCCTTCGCGGGCCGGGTCGCGGCCCGTGGAGTGCTCACCATCAGCCTCACCGGTACGGGTGACCCGCCGTTGCGCACGACGTACGAACCCGTCGAGCCGCTGGTCGAGGAGGGCACGGAGGTCACCGCGGGCCAGGTCGTGGCTGCGGTTGCCCGGTCCTCCCACTGCACCACGGGCTGTCTGCACTGGGGGCTGCGGCGCGGCACGGAGTATCTGGACCCGCTGTCGCTGCTGCCGCCCTGGATGCTGCGCCGCGCGCCGTCCCGGCTGCTCCCCGTCTTCGGTGTACCCGTGCCGCCGGCGGCCGCAGTGCCTGCCGGCGCCCTGCCGGCGCCGGCAGGGCGTGCCGTCGCCGGCATGGCAGGAGTGCTGCATCTTGCGCTGCTGACGGCCGTCGCGTTCGTGGCGCATCGCGCCCAGCGCCGGATCGGGCGTGGCCTCAGCCTCGTACGCCCCGCAGCGCCATGGCGACCGCGGCGTCGGCGACGGTAG